From the genome of Rhizobium binae, one region includes:
- a CDS encoding GFA family protein: MTKQTGGCQCGAVRYRARGELGYPHICHCRMCQKAAGNYFLPLAAATRITFELTRGAPKWFQSSDLVRRGFCGDCGTPLFYDIPDADFINITLGSLDDPDAVRPVMQSSTGRKMSWFHAIDDLPVEPLPETPDRENAIAASNHQHPDHDTESWPLGERL, translated from the coding sequence ATGACGAAACAGACCGGCGGGTGCCAGTGCGGCGCGGTTCGCTATCGCGCCCGCGGTGAGCTCGGCTACCCCCATATCTGCCACTGCCGGATGTGCCAGAAGGCGGCCGGCAACTATTTCCTGCCGCTTGCGGCCGCCACGCGCATAACTTTCGAGCTGACGCGCGGTGCGCCGAAATGGTTCCAGTCCTCGGATCTTGTGCGGCGCGGCTTCTGCGGCGATTGCGGCACGCCCCTGTTCTATGACATTCCGGACGCGGACTTCATCAATATCACGCTCGGTTCGCTCGATGACCCCGATGCCGTCAGGCCCGTGATGCAATCGAGCACCGGCCGCAAGATGTCCTGGTTTCACGCCATCGACGACCTGCCCGTGGAACCCCTGCCTGAAACGCCCGACCGCGAGAACGCGATCGCGGCAAGCAACCATCAGCACCCGGATCACGACACGGAAAGCTGGCCACTCGGAGAACGCCTATGA
- a CDS encoding GFA family protein — MTTYTGGCQCGAIRFRVSGELKDSSICHCRMCQKAFGAYYAPLVSVRGADFEWTRGERKNFRSSNFVERGFCADCGTPLSYEAPDGVAIAAGAFDDPSSLPPTIQWGVEGKIGFVDRLHELPGERTEADLTAGSFLHELVSYQHPDHDTQVWPPEDRV, encoded by the coding sequence ATGACCACCTATACAGGCGGCTGCCAATGCGGCGCGATCCGCTTCCGCGTCAGCGGCGAACTCAAGGACTCGTCGATCTGTCATTGCCGCATGTGCCAGAAGGCGTTCGGGGCTTATTATGCGCCACTCGTCTCCGTGCGCGGCGCTGATTTCGAATGGACACGGGGAGAGCGGAAAAACTTCCGTTCTTCCAATTTCGTCGAGCGCGGCTTCTGCGCAGACTGTGGTACACCGCTCTCCTACGAGGCGCCTGACGGGGTTGCGATCGCCGCGGGCGCCTTCGACGATCCGTCGTCCCTGCCGCCGACCATTCAATGGGGCGTGGAAGGCAAGATCGGCTTCGTCGATCGCCTGCACGAATTGCCGGGAGAGCGGACCGAGGCCGATCTGACGGCAGGCTCCTTCCTGCACGAACTGGTTTCTTATCAGCATCCCGACCATGATACGCAGGTTTGGCCGCCGGAGGATCGCGTTTGA
- a CDS encoding endonuclease domain-containing protein — MRKAMTDAELKLWKEHRAYRLMDLSFRRPVPIAGYVVGFACPTHRLIVEIDGSQHALAPNASYDDGWTVLRFWNDDTLRDIDNVCSQIIRITGKDLP, encoded by the coding sequence ATGCGCAAGGCAATGACTGATGCTGAGCTGAAACTGTGGAAAGAGCATCGTGCCTATCGCCTGATGGATCTCAGCTTCCGCCGACCGGTGCCGATCGCCGGTTATGTCGTTGGTTTCGCATGCCCCACTCATCGCCTCATCGTCGAGATAGACGGCTCGCAGCATGCCCTCGCCCCGAATGCTTCCTACGATGACGGCTGGACCGTTCTGCGCTTCTGGAACGACGATACCCTGAGGGATATCGACAACGTGTGCAGCCAGATTATCCGCATCACCGGAAAGGACCTGCCATGA
- the cysS gene encoding cysteine--tRNA ligase: protein MGGTPELKLYNTLTREKSIFAPIDAENVRMYVCGPTVYDFAHIGNARPVIVFDVLYRLLRHVYGQDHVTYARNITDVDDKINARALRDHPGLPLNEAIRAVTEMTETQFHADVAELGCLEPNVEPRATDNIEEMIEIIEKLISTGHAYVASGEVLFDTKSMADYGQLSKRPLDEQQAGARVAVDAHKKNPGDFVLWKLSSHNEPGWESPWGRGRPGWHIECSAMSRRYLGDVFDIHGGGLDLIFPHHENEIAQSRCAHGTEVMANVWMHNGFVQVEGRKMSKSEGNFVTIHDLLHTEIFGGRRWPGAVLRLAMLMTHYREPIDFSIKRLEEAERLLAKWPATEPGDAKPDEAVMSALADDLNTVAAVQALHALAQAAHTDAAVGATFAATASLLGLLPKKAEIDEAVAAAVDALVAMRLELLKAKDFAEADKIRDELTAKGIQLKDGKDPATGERVTTWEVKR from the coding sequence ATGGGCGGCACGCCGGAACTGAAGCTGTACAACACGCTGACGCGGGAGAAATCGATCTTTGCGCCGATCGATGCCGAGAATGTCCGCATGTATGTGTGCGGTCCGACCGTCTATGACTTCGCCCATATCGGCAATGCCCGGCCGGTCATCGTCTTCGACGTGCTGTACCGTCTGCTGCGCCATGTCTATGGCCAAGATCACGTCACCTATGCCCGCAACATTACCGACGTCGACGACAAGATCAATGCGCGGGCGCTGAGGGATCATCCCGGCCTGCCGCTGAACGAGGCAATCCGCGCGGTCACGGAAATGACCGAGACGCAGTTTCACGCCGATGTCGCCGAACTCGGCTGCCTGGAACCGAACGTCGAGCCGCGGGCTACCGACAATATCGAAGAGATGATCGAGATCATCGAGAAGCTGATCTCCACCGGTCACGCCTATGTCGCATCCGGCGAAGTGCTATTCGACACCAAGTCGATGGCGGATTACGGCCAGCTTTCGAAGCGCCCCCTCGACGAGCAGCAGGCCGGCGCCCGCGTCGCCGTCGATGCGCATAAGAAGAACCCCGGCGATTTCGTGCTGTGGAAACTGTCGAGCCACAACGAGCCCGGCTGGGAAAGCCCCTGGGGCCGCGGCCGGCCCGGCTGGCATATCGAATGCTCGGCGATGAGCCGGCGTTATCTCGGCGATGTCTTTGATATTCACGGCGGAGGACTGGATCTGATCTTCCCGCACCATGAAAACGAGATCGCCCAGTCGCGTTGCGCCCACGGCACCGAAGTAATGGCAAATGTCTGGATGCATAATGGCTTCGTGCAGGTCGAAGGCCGCAAGATGTCGAAGTCCGAAGGCAATTTCGTTACCATCCACGATCTCTTACACACCGAAATCTTCGGCGGTCGGAGATGGCCGGGTGCGGTGCTGCGCCTTGCCATGCTGATGACGCATTACCGCGAGCCGATCGATTTCTCGATCAAGCGGCTGGAAGAGGCCGAACGCCTGCTTGCCAAATGGCCGGCGACGGAGCCCGGCGACGCCAAGCCGGACGAGGCCGTCATGTCCGCGCTGGCCGACGACTTAAATACGGTGGCGGCGGTGCAAGCCCTGCATGCGCTGGCGCAGGCCGCCCATACCGATGCCGCCGTCGGCGCCACCTTCGCCGCGACGGCTTCCCTCCTCGGTCTGCTGCCGAAGAAGGCCGAAATCGATGAAGCCGTCGCCGCAGCGGTCGACGCGCTGGTGGCCATGCGTTTGGAATTGCTGAAGGCGAAGGATTTTGCCGAGGCCGACAAGATCCGCGACGAACTGACGGCGAAAGGTATCCAGCTGAAGGACGGCAAGGATCCAGCGACGGGTGAGCGGGTGACGACGTGGGAGGTGAAGCGGTAG
- a CDS encoding SDR family NAD(P)-dependent oxidoreductase, whose protein sequence is MNINLEGKIALVTGASRGIGYFTALELAKAGAHVIGCARTVGGLEDLDDAIKAVGGSATLVPFDLADMNAIDALGGSIFERWGKLDILVANAGMLGVISPIGHIEAKVFEKVMTINVTATWRLIRSVDPLLARSDAGRAVILSSGAAHKCRPFWSAYSASKAAVEALARTWAGETQSTPLRITSVDPGATRTAMRAQAVPGEDPQTLPHPSEVAKAILPLVGPGVTETGKLFIVRENKLAHYRLPE, encoded by the coding sequence ATGAACATCAATCTTGAGGGCAAGATCGCACTCGTCACCGGTGCGTCGCGCGGCATCGGCTATTTCACCGCGCTGGAACTCGCCAAAGCCGGCGCCCATGTCATTGGCTGCGCACGCACGGTCGGTGGGCTCGAGGATCTCGACGATGCGATCAAGGCCGTGGGCGGCAGCGCGACGCTGGTGCCCTTCGATCTTGCCGATATGAACGCGATCGATGCGCTCGGCGGCTCGATCTTCGAGCGCTGGGGCAAGCTCGACATCCTGGTCGCCAATGCCGGCATGCTCGGCGTCATCTCGCCGATCGGCCATATCGAGGCGAAGGTTTTCGAAAAAGTGATGACCATCAACGTAACGGCGACATGGCGGCTGATCCGCTCGGTCGATCCGCTGCTTGCCCGCTCGGACGCCGGCCGCGCCGTCATCCTGTCGTCCGGCGCCGCGCACAAATGCCGCCCCTTCTGGAGCGCCTACTCGGCCTCCAAGGCGGCTGTCGAGGCACTCGCCCGCACCTGGGCCGGCGAGACGCAATCGACGCCGCTGCGCATCACCAGCGTCGATCCGGGGGCGACCCGCACGGCAATGCGGGCGCAGGCCGTGCCGGGCGAAGACCCGCAGACGCTGCCGCATCCCTCCGAGGTCGCCAAGGCAATCCTGCCACTCGTCGGTCCCGGCGTGACCGAAACGGGCAAGCTGTTCATCGTGCGCGAGAACAAGCTCGCCCATTATCGATTGCCGGAATAG
- the purF gene encoding amidophosphoribosyltransferase, whose translation MNQSHSFPTDDPLDGDTLHEECGVFGILGHPDAATLTALGLHALQHRGQEAAGIVSFDGKRFYQERHMGLVGDHYTNPMTLARLPGSMSIGHTRYSTTGEVAMRNVQPLFAELEEGGIAIAHNGNFTNGLTLRRQIIATGAICQSTSDTEVVLHLIARSRHASTSDRFIDAIRQMEGGYSMLAMTRTKLIAARDPTGIRPLVMGELDGKPIFCSETCALDIIGAKFIRDVENGEVIICEIQPDGSISIDARKPSKQQPERLCLFEYVYFARPDSVVGGRNVYTTRKNMGMNLAKESPVEADVVVPVPDGGTPAALGYAQESGIPFEYGIIRNHYVGRTFIEPTQQIRAFGVKLKHSANRAMIEGKRVVLVDDSIVRGTTSLKIVQMIREAGAREVHLRVASPMIFFPDFYGIDTPDADKLLANQYADVEAMAKYIGADSLAFLSIDGLYRAVGGEDRNPARPQFTDHYFTGDYPTRLLDKNGESMGNKLSMLASNG comes from the coding sequence ATGAACCAGTCCCATTCCTTCCCGACCGACGATCCGCTCGACGGAGATACGCTGCATGAGGAATGCGGCGTTTTCGGAATACTGGGACATCCCGATGCCGCCACGCTCACGGCTCTCGGCCTGCACGCCCTGCAGCATCGCGGGCAGGAAGCGGCCGGCATCGTCTCCTTCGACGGCAAACGCTTCTATCAGGAGCGCCATATGGGCCTCGTCGGCGACCATTATACCAATCCGATGACGCTCGCCCGCCTGCCCGGCAGCATGTCGATCGGCCATACACGCTATTCCACAACAGGCGAAGTCGCGATGCGCAACGTGCAGCCGCTGTTTGCCGAGCTGGAGGAAGGCGGCATCGCCATTGCCCATAACGGCAATTTCACCAATGGCCTGACACTGCGCCGCCAGATCATCGCGACCGGCGCCATCTGTCAGTCGACCTCGGACACCGAAGTCGTGCTGCATCTCATCGCCCGCTCGCGCCATGCGTCCACATCCGACCGTTTCATCGACGCCATCCGCCAGATGGAAGGCGGATATTCGATGCTCGCCATGACGCGGACCAAGCTGATCGCTGCGCGCGACCCGACCGGCATCCGCCCGCTTGTCATGGGCGAACTCGACGGCAAGCCGATCTTCTGCTCGGAAACCTGCGCCCTCGACATCATCGGCGCCAAGTTCATCCGCGACGTCGAAAACGGCGAAGTCATCATCTGCGAAATCCAGCCCGACGGCTCGATCAGCATCGATGCCCGCAAGCCCAGCAAACAGCAGCCGGAGCGCCTCTGCCTGTTCGAATATGTCTATTTCGCCCGGCCGGATTCGGTCGTTGGCGGTCGCAACGTGTATACGACCCGCAAGAACATGGGCATGAACCTTGCCAAGGAATCGCCTGTCGAGGCCGACGTTGTCGTGCCGGTGCCGGATGGCGGCACGCCCGCGGCGCTCGGCTACGCGCAGGAAAGCGGCATCCCCTTCGAATACGGCATCATCCGCAATCATTATGTCGGCCGTACCTTCATCGAGCCGACGCAGCAGATCCGTGCCTTCGGCGTGAAGCTGAAGCATTCCGCCAACCGCGCGATGATCGAAGGCAAGCGCGTCGTGCTGGTGGATGATTCCATCGTGCGCGGCACGACGTCTCTGAAGATCGTGCAGATGATCCGCGAAGCCGGCGCGCGCGAAGTTCATCTGCGCGTCGCAAGCCCGATGATCTTCTTCCCCGATTTCTACGGCATAGACACGCCCGATGCCGACAAGCTGCTCGCCAACCAATATGCCGATGTCGAAGCCATGGCCAAATATATCGGCGCGGATTCGCTCGCCTTCCTGTCGATCGACGGGCTTTACCGCGCCGTCGGCGGCGAGGACCGCAATCCGGCCCGCCCGCAGTTCACCGACCACTACTTCACCGGTGACTATCCGACCCGTCTGCTCGACAAGAACGGCGAGTCCATGGGCAATAAGCTTTCGATGCTTGCCAGCAACGGCTGA
- a CDS encoding CvpA family protein, with translation MPITIFDGIVIGVVLFSAVLAMVRGFSREILSIASWGGSAAAAYYLYPYLLPYAKKYTDDDRIAIAGSAAVVFLIALIVISFITMKIADFIIDSRIGALDRTLGFLFGAARGLLLMVVAVAFWNWLVDVDHRPAWVNEAKSKPFLDSMVVKLKAVLPEQFAQMIEASFRDRMQSPAKGGEGATAPTTDQAPAEDAPAGGTQQPTN, from the coding sequence ATGCCCATTACGATTTTCGACGGTATTGTCATCGGCGTCGTGCTCTTCTCCGCCGTACTGGCGATGGTCCGCGGCTTCTCCCGCGAGATCCTTTCGATCGCAAGCTGGGGCGGTTCGGCCGCCGCCGCCTACTACCTCTATCCGTACCTGCTGCCTTATGCGAAGAAATACACCGATGACGACCGCATCGCGATCGCCGGTTCGGCCGCGGTCGTCTTCCTGATCGCCCTCATCGTCATCTCCTTCATCACCATGAAGATCGCCGATTTCATCATCGACAGCCGCATCGGCGCGCTCGACCGCACGCTGGGCTTCCTGTTCGGCGCGGCCCGCGGCCTGCTGCTGATGGTCGTCGCCGTCGCTTTCTGGAACTGGCTGGTCGACGTCGACCACCGGCCGGCCTGGGTGAATGAGGCCAAGTCGAAGCCCTTCCTGGATTCGATGGTGGTGAAGCTGAAGGCGGTTCTGCCGGAGCAATTTGCGCAGATGATCGAGGCAAGCTTCCGTGATAGGATGCAGTCGCCGGCAAAAGGCGGCGAAGGCGCCACGGCGCCGACGACCGATCAGGCTCCGGCGGAAGACGCGCCTGCAGGCGGCACGCAGCAGCCGACGAATTGA
- the radA gene encoding DNA repair protein RadA, with protein MAKARTQFICQNCGAVHNRWAGKCDNCGEWNTIVEEDPMGGIGSGPGKTPKKGRPVALTALSGEIEEAPRIHTAMSELDRTLGGGFVRGSAVLIGGDPGIGKSTLLMQAAAALARRGHRIIYVSGEEAVAQVRLRAQRLAAADTDVMLAAETNVEDILATLAEGKRPDLVIIDSIQTLWSELADSAPGTVTQVRTGVQSMIRFAKQTGAAMVLVGHVTKDGQIAGPRVVEHMVDAVLYFEGDRGHHYRILRTVKNRFGPTDEIGVFEMSDRGLREVANPSELFLGERNEKSPGAAVFAGMEGTRPVLVEVQALVAPTSLGTPRRAVVGWDSARLSMILAVLEAHCGVRLGQHDVYLNVAGGYRISEPAADLAVASALVSSLAGIALPADCVYFGEVSLSGAIRPVAHTAQRLKEAEKLGFSTALLPSASAELPKGSGGRWNEVESLPDLVARIAGSKGALRVEDEV; from the coding sequence ATGGCGAAGGCCCGGACACAATTCATCTGCCAGAATTGCGGCGCAGTGCATAACCGCTGGGCCGGCAAATGCGACAATTGCGGCGAGTGGAATACGATCGTCGAGGAAGACCCGATGGGCGGCATCGGCTCCGGCCCCGGCAAGACGCCGAAGAAGGGCCGGCCGGTGGCGCTGACGGCGCTCTCCGGCGAGATCGAGGAGGCGCCGCGCATCCATACCGCCATGTCGGAACTCGACCGCACACTCGGCGGCGGCTTCGTGCGCGGCTCGGCGGTCTTGATCGGCGGCGATCCCGGCATCGGCAAGTCGACACTGCTGATGCAGGCAGCCGCCGCCCTCGCGCGGCGCGGCCACAGGATCATCTACGTCTCCGGCGAAGAGGCGGTGGCGCAGGTTCGGCTCAGGGCACAGCGTCTTGCGGCAGCCGATACCGACGTGATGCTGGCCGCCGAAACCAATGTCGAGGATATTCTGGCGACGCTCGCCGAGGGCAAACGTCCTGACCTCGTCATCATCGATTCCATCCAGACGCTGTGGAGCGAGCTGGCCGATTCCGCGCCGGGAACGGTCACGCAGGTGCGCACCGGCGTGCAGTCGATGATCCGTTTTGCCAAGCAGACGGGTGCGGCCATGGTGCTCGTCGGGCATGTAACCAAGGATGGACAGATCGCCGGGCCCCGCGTCGTCGAGCACATGGTCGACGCCGTGCTTTATTTCGAAGGTGATCGCGGCCATCACTACCGCATCCTGCGCACGGTCAAGAACCGCTTCGGCCCGACCGACGAGATCGGCGTCTTCGAAATGTCCGACAGAGGCTTACGCGAAGTCGCCAACCCGTCCGAACTCTTCCTCGGCGAGCGCAACGAAAAATCGCCGGGTGCGGCCGTCTTCGCCGGCATGGAGGGCACGCGGCCCGTGCTCGTCGAGGTGCAGGCGCTGGTGGCGCCGACCTCGCTCGGCACGCCGCGGCGCGCCGTGGTCGGCTGGGATTCGGCCCGGCTGTCGATGATCCTGGCGGTGCTGGAGGCTCATTGCGGCGTCAGGCTAGGCCAGCACGACGTCTATCTCAATGTCGCCGGCGGCTACCGCATCTCCGAACCGGCGGCCGATCTCGCCGTCGCCTCGGCGCTCGTTTCGTCGCTCGCCGGTATTGCCCTTCCCGCCGATTGCGTCTATTTCGGCGAAGTCAGCCTGTCGGGCGCCATCCGGCCGGTTGCGCACACCGCCCAGCGCCTCAAGGAAGCCGAGAAGCTGGGCTTTTCGACAGCGCTGCTTCCTTCCGCCTCCGCCGAGTTGCCGAAGGGTTCCGGCGGGAGATGGAACGAGGTCGAAAGCCTGCCGGATCTGGTCGCGCGCATCGCCGGATCGAAGGGAGCGCTGCGTGTGGAAGACGAGGTTTGA
- a CDS encoding LysE family translocator produces MLDYSLAHWLAFLSAAVLLNLSPGPDIAFILGHTMRGGKRAGFAALFGVWSGACLHVLMAALGLSALLAASAVAFSAVKWVGAAYLFWLGIQALRAGGSGNLMKAAGEKMPVGKIYRQGILVSLLNPKVAIFFLAFLPQFVVEGAGPVWAQLMLHGGLIIGVAAFIEPPLVLLGGRLADMLKNNQEIERWLDRGLGALFVALGVRLALTSH; encoded by the coding sequence ATGCTCGATTACTCGCTTGCCCATTGGCTTGCATTTCTGTCGGCGGCGGTTTTGCTCAATCTCTCGCCGGGCCCCGACATCGCCTTTATCCTCGGGCACACGATGCGAGGCGGCAAACGCGCCGGTTTTGCCGCGCTGTTCGGCGTCTGGTCGGGTGCCTGCCTGCATGTTCTGATGGCGGCACTTGGCCTTTCGGCGTTGCTGGCCGCCTCAGCCGTCGCCTTTTCCGCCGTCAAATGGGTCGGTGCGGCCTACCTCTTCTGGTTAGGCATTCAGGCCTTGCGCGCTGGCGGCAGCGGCAACCTGATGAAAGCGGCTGGCGAAAAAATGCCAGTCGGAAAAATCTACCGGCAAGGTATCCTGGTGTCGCTGCTCAATCCGAAAGTCGCGATATTCTTCCTGGCTTTCCTGCCGCAATTCGTGGTCGAAGGTGCGGGGCCGGTCTGGGCCCAATTGATGCTCCATGGCGGGTTGATCATAGGCGTCGCTGCGTTCATCGAACCGCCGCTCGTCCTTCTCGGCGGGCGCCTCGCAGACATGCTTAAGAATAATCAGGAGATCGAGCGGTGGCTCGATCGCGGCCTCGGCGCGCTTTTCGTCGCGCTCGGAGTGCGTCTCGCACTCACCAGCCACTGA
- the alr gene encoding alanine racemase yields MWIMSEFLDAPEDDTFASAGLRLTVDLTALTENWRDMARRSGAARAAAVVKADAYGMGIEDAGEALYLAGARDFFVATVDEGVTLRFYAPEARIFVLSGIWPGTERRFFDNDLVPVISSDEQFAFWMAVLSDYGDYPCALHVDTGFNRLGLHIDDAIALADDVSRPASFAPVLVMSHLACSDDPSHVMNRQQLESFRRVTAAYEGIDSSLAASAGIFLGEDYHFDLTRPGIALYGGEAVSGMANPMRPVATAEARIIQVRTVKAGETVSYGRALQLRRDSRLAIVSAGYADGYMRSQSSGGVPLRQVVPQGGQGFIAGHKVPVAGRITMDLTIFDVTDLPETAVRAGDYVELFGKNVALDDVARAAGTIGYEILTSMGLRHERRYTVEE; encoded by the coding sequence ATGTGGATCATGAGCGAATTTCTCGACGCCCCCGAAGACGACACCTTTGCCTCGGCAGGCCTGCGGCTGACCGTCGACCTGACCGCGCTGACAGAGAACTGGCGCGACATGGCGCGCCGTTCGGGTGCCGCGCGCGCCGCGGCCGTCGTCAAGGCGGACGCCTACGGCATGGGTATCGAGGATGCCGGCGAAGCACTCTACCTCGCCGGCGCCCGAGATTTCTTTGTCGCGACCGTCGATGAAGGGGTGACGCTTCGCTTCTATGCGCCCGAGGCGCGCATCTTCGTGCTCTCGGGCATATGGCCGGGTACCGAACGGCGCTTCTTCGACAATGACCTGGTGCCGGTAATTTCCTCCGATGAGCAGTTCGCCTTCTGGATGGCGGTGCTTTCCGACTACGGCGATTATCCTTGCGCGCTGCATGTCGATACCGGCTTCAACCGGCTGGGACTGCACATCGACGATGCGATTGCGCTTGCCGATGACGTCTCGCGGCCGGCAAGCTTCGCGCCCGTACTGGTCATGAGCCACCTCGCCTGCAGCGACGATCCCAGTCACGTGATGAACCGCCAGCAGCTCGAATCATTCCGCAGGGTTACCGCCGCCTATGAAGGTATCGATTCAAGTCTTGCCGCCTCGGCCGGCATCTTCCTCGGCGAGGATTACCACTTCGATCTGACCCGACCGGGCATCGCCCTTTACGGCGGCGAAGCGGTCAGCGGCATGGCAAACCCGATGCGGCCGGTCGCCACTGCGGAGGCGCGCATCATCCAGGTGCGCACCGTCAAAGCCGGCGAGACCGTCAGCTACGGCCGGGCGCTGCAGCTTCGTCGCGACAGCCGGCTGGCAATCGTCTCGGCAGGCTATGCCGACGGCTATATGCGCAGCCAGTCGAGCGGCGGCGTGCCGCTGCGCCAGGTCGTGCCGCAGGGCGGCCAAGGCTTCATCGCCGGACATAAGGTTCCGGTTGCCGGCCGGATCACCATGGATCTGACGATCTTCGATGTCACCGATCTGCCTGAAACCGCCGTGCGCGCCGGAGACTATGTCGAGTTGTTCGGAAAGAACGTGGCGCTGGACGACGTGGCACGGGCGGCGGGGACGATCGGATACGAGATCCTGACCAGCATGGGGCTTCGCCACGAGCGGCGCTATACGGTCGAAGAATAG
- a CDS encoding replicative DNA helicase: protein MNDAARKIAAVAPSEQHYREAPNNIEAEQALLGAILMNNDAYYRVSDFLKPIHLYEPLHRKIFEVAGDIIRMGKIANPVTIKTFLKADERVGDMTVSQYLASLVSNAVTVINAEDYGRAIYDLALRRALITIGEDVVNIAYDAPLDMPPQSQIEDTERRLFELAENGRYDGGFQSFNDAVALAIDMAAVAKERDGGLSGISTGIHSLDAKMGGLQRSDLIILAGRPGMGKTSLATNIAYNIAAAYEGEVQSDGSMKAKNGGVVGFYSLEMSSEQLATRIISEQTEVSSSKIRRGDINDADFEKLVACSMMMQKVPLYIDQTGGISIAQLSARARRLKRQRGLDVLVVDYVQLMTGSGKSSDNRVQEITQITTGLKALGKELNVPIIALSQLSRQVESRDDKRPQLSDLRESGSIEQDADVVLFVFREEYYVKNQEPRDPHDPKYPEWEALFDKVKGTADVIIAKQRHGPTGTVKLAFQAEFTRFADLADPSFIQYEEH, encoded by the coding sequence ATGAACGACGCCGCTCGAAAGATTGCAGCTGTTGCTCCCTCGGAGCAGCATTATCGCGAAGCACCCAACAACATCGAAGCCGAGCAGGCGCTTCTGGGTGCCATCCTGATGAACAACGACGCCTATTACCGGGTGTCGGATTTCCTCAAGCCGATCCATCTCTACGAACCGCTGCACCGCAAGATCTTCGAGGTGGCCGGCGACATCATCCGCATGGGCAAGATCGCCAACCCGGTAACGATCAAGACCTTCCTCAAGGCCGACGAAAGGGTCGGCGACATGACGGTTTCGCAATATCTGGCGAGCCTGGTCAGCAACGCGGTCACCGTCATCAACGCCGAGGATTACGGAAGAGCGATCTATGACCTGGCGCTGCGCCGGGCGCTGATCACGATCGGCGAGGACGTCGTCAACATCGCCTATGACGCACCGCTCGACATGCCGCCGCAGTCGCAGATCGAGGATACCGAACGCCGTCTCTTCGAGCTCGCCGAAAACGGCCGCTACGACGGCGGCTTCCAGTCCTTCAACGACGCCGTGGCGCTGGCGATCGACATGGCGGCCGTCGCCAAGGAACGCGACGGCGGCCTTTCCGGCATTTCCACCGGCATCCACTCGCTGGACGCCAAGATGGGCGGCCTGCAGCGTTCGGACTTGATCATCCTCGCCGGCCGTCCGGGCATGGGCAAGACCTCGCTTGCCACCAACATCGCCTACAATATCGCCGCCGCCTACGAGGGCGAGGTGCAGTCGGACGGCAGCATGAAGGCGAAGAATGGCGGCGTCGTCGGCTTCTATTCGCTCGAAATGTCGTCCGAACAGCTCGCCACCCGCATCATCTCCGAGCAGACGGAAGTCTCCTCCTCGAAGATCCGCCGCGGCGACATCAACGATGCCGATTTCGAAAAGCTCGTCGCCTGCTCGATGATGATGCAGAAGGTGCCTCTCTATATCGATCAGACCGGCGGTATCTCGATCGCCCAGCTTTCGGCACGCGCGCGCCGCCTCAAGCGCCAGCGCGGCCTCGACGTGCTCGTGGTCGACTACGTGCAGCTGATGACAGGCTCGGGCAAATCGAGCGACAACCGCGTCCAGGAAATCACCCAGATCACCACCGGCCTGAAGGCGCTCGGTAAGGAACTCAACGTTCCGATCATCGCGCTGTCGCAGCTGTCGCGTCAGGTCGAAAGCCGCGACGACAAGCGTCCGCAGCTTTCCGACCTTCGTGAATCCGGTTCGATCGAGCAGGACGCCGACGTCGTGCTGTTCGTGTTCCGCGAGGAATATTACGTCAAGAACCAGGAGCCGCGCGATCCGCACGATCCGAAATATCCGGAATGGGAAGCGCTGTTCGACAAGGTGAAGGGCACGGCCGACGTCATCATCGCCAAGCAGCGCCACGGGCCGACGGGCACGGTGAAGCTCGCCTTCCAGGCGGAATTCACGCGCTTTGCCGATCTAGCCGATCCGTCCTTCATTCAATATGAAGAGCACTGA